From a single Bacillus gobiensis genomic region:
- the wecB gene encoding non-hydrolyzing UDP-N-acetylglucosamine 2-epimerase: MKPLKVMSVFGTRPEAIKMAPLVLEMKKHQEIEPLVTVTAQHRQMLDQVLHAFDITPDFDLNIMKERQTLSEITSNALVKLDKLFHEVKPDIVLVHGDTTTTFAGSLAAFYHQIPVGHVEAGLRTRNKYSPFPEELNRQMTGCVADYHFAPTLQAQQNLLDEGKNPDSIFVTGNTAIDALNTTVTEDYIHPVLDRIGRGRMILLTAHRRENIGEPMRNIFHAVRRIVNKFSDVHVVYPVHMNPAVQQIANEILGDLDRVHLIDPLEVIDFHNIAARSFLILTDSGGIQEEAPSLGKPVLVLRDTTERPEGIKAGTLKLAGTDEGHIYHLAEQLLTNREKYREMSQASNPYGDGSASKRIVQEILFRFNYSMQKALPFK, translated from the coding sequence ATGAAGCCACTCAAGGTTATGTCCGTTTTTGGCACCAGGCCGGAAGCGATAAAAATGGCTCCGCTCGTGCTGGAGATGAAAAAGCATCAAGAAATTGAGCCGCTTGTTACAGTAACTGCCCAGCATAGGCAGATGCTTGATCAGGTGCTTCATGCATTCGATATTACTCCTGATTTTGACTTGAATATTATGAAAGAGCGGCAAACATTGTCTGAAATTACGTCCAACGCGCTCGTAAAATTGGATAAGCTGTTTCATGAAGTTAAACCTGATATCGTTTTAGTTCATGGTGATACGACAACGACCTTTGCCGGAAGCCTTGCAGCTTTTTATCACCAAATTCCGGTCGGACATGTGGAAGCAGGCTTGAGGACGAGAAATAAATACTCTCCTTTTCCGGAGGAGCTGAACAGGCAAATGACCGGATGTGTAGCCGACTACCATTTTGCCCCCACCCTTCAGGCACAGCAAAACCTGTTAGATGAAGGGAAAAATCCGGATTCGATATTTGTAACCGGCAATACAGCGATAGATGCATTGAATACGACTGTTACTGAAGATTATATTCACCCGGTGCTTGATAGAATCGGAAGAGGGAGAATGATCCTGCTGACCGCCCACCGCAGAGAGAATATCGGGGAGCCGATGAGGAACATTTTTCATGCCGTCCGTCGAATCGTGAATAAATTTTCAGACGTTCATGTCGTTTATCCGGTACACATGAATCCTGCTGTCCAACAGATTGCCAATGAAATATTGGGTGATTTGGATCGAGTTCACTTAATTGATCCTTTGGAAGTGATTGATTTCCATAACATTGCGGCCAGATCATTCCTTATTCTAACTGATTCCGGCGGGATACAGGAGGAAGCCCCTTCTCTCGGCAAGCCGGTACTCGTATTGAGAGATACGACTGAGCGGCCGGAAGGAATAAAAGCAGGAACGCTTAAATTGGCAGGCACGGATGAAGGGCATATTTATCATCTGGCAGAGCAGTTGTTAACGAATCGAGAAAAATATAGAGAGATGTCTCAAGCATCCAATCCTTATGGGGATGGATCAGCATCCAAACGGATTGTGCAGGAGATATTGTTCCGGTTCAACTATTCGATGCAAAAAGCACTTCCTTTTAAATAG
- a CDS encoding glycosyltransferase family 2 protein encodes MKISIAVPTYNSERYISRCLDSLIHQSMPDTDYEIICVDDYSNDQTVKILKEYSRTYKQLSLILRSVNSGGPGEPRNEAIQVAKGKYIFFVDSDDYLEEEALERMYTYAEQNQSDIVLGKMKGVNGRAVPAAIFQENLPEADLIQSSLVYAMGPTKLFRLSLLKENNIFFPTGIQATEDQVFVMKAYLCSKRISVLADYTCYYAVQRDEGEHMTFAYVPPYDYYEAMQAVVDLIKDSHLELNRKEALLAKFMNRHFDFSRTTDFLEMIEEEEKQREWMAALHKFIVSYIPESIDSKVHPDHGFKLHLIRTNDFPGLKSFEKELKDLQSFTSIKEGKLVAHFPSLVKANYPKKQLTVNRKNKLQSFLSSIQISHNVIQVSGTAGHSAMKNNELTQMVKAIWIHRETKKEKVFLSDQIINESFVFSMKFDDIAEEPADLGVWDFYIESSIDGYTKRTRAGNQKNPYPYSDHAKYIGNNGHYVYEARPHFTTDSDDLSLELREVSSIEIDVYEEDSFSAVTLEFPDQQLFFPEKSQVFIKCIDFEILVPVKTIKSLPEKTLVRIDKQILSRYMPVFDNHEIRCALSINSQNCRLKPLKESKSVFLYKKSMEKKQSLFKTKKKVEYYLKAENAEFYLSHHS; translated from the coding sequence TTGAAGATTAGTATTGCAGTACCTACATATAATTCTGAACGCTATATTTCGCGCTGTCTTGATAGCTTGATTCATCAGAGCATGCCTGACACTGATTATGAAATCATTTGCGTAGACGATTATTCAAACGATCAAACAGTGAAGATTCTCAAGGAATATAGCCGAACGTATAAGCAGCTTTCTCTTATTTTACGAAGCGTGAATTCGGGTGGACCGGGAGAACCGAGAAACGAAGCGATTCAGGTGGCGAAGGGAAAATACATTTTCTTTGTGGACTCAGACGATTATTTGGAGGAAGAAGCGTTAGAGCGTATGTATACGTACGCAGAACAGAACCAGTCTGATATTGTTCTCGGGAAAATGAAGGGTGTAAACGGGAGAGCGGTGCCCGCTGCTATATTTCAAGAAAACCTTCCCGAAGCCGATCTCATTCAATCAAGCTTAGTCTATGCGATGGGTCCTACTAAGCTGTTCAGGCTGTCGCTGCTGAAAGAAAACAATATATTTTTCCCAACCGGGATTCAAGCGACCGAGGATCAGGTGTTTGTCATGAAGGCCTATTTATGTTCTAAGCGAATTTCTGTGTTAGCTGATTATACCTGCTATTATGCAGTTCAGCGAGACGAAGGCGAGCATATGACTTTCGCATACGTACCGCCCTATGACTATTATGAGGCGATGCAGGCCGTTGTTGATTTAATCAAGGATTCGCATCTTGAGCTAAATCGCAAAGAAGCTTTGCTTGCGAAATTTATGAACCGTCATTTTGATTTTTCTCGCACAACCGACTTTTTGGAAATGATTGAAGAAGAAGAAAAGCAGAGAGAATGGATGGCAGCTCTGCATAAATTCATCGTCAGTTATATCCCGGAATCAATCGACAGCAAGGTTCATCCTGATCATGGCTTTAAGCTGCATTTGATTCGAACGAATGATTTTCCGGGGCTGAAATCGTTTGAAAAAGAATTAAAGGATCTGCAATCCTTCACCTCTATTAAAGAAGGAAAGCTTGTTGCACATTTTCCTTCATTAGTGAAGGCCAACTATCCGAAAAAGCAATTGACAGTCAACCGGAAAAATAAATTGCAATCATTCCTGTCTTCGATCCAGATTAGCCATAACGTAATACAAGTGTCTGGTACAGCCGGGCATTCGGCGATGAAAAATAATGAATTGACGCAAATGGTGAAGGCAATTTGGATTCATCGAGAAACAAAAAAAGAAAAAGTCTTTTTATCAGATCAAATAATAAATGAATCCTTTGTTTTTTCAATGAAATTTGATGATATCGCTGAAGAACCGGCAGATTTGGGTGTGTGGGATTTTTACATTGAAAGCTCAATCGATGGATATACGAAACGGACAAGAGCCGGCAATCAAAAAAATCCGTATCCTTATTCCGATCATGCGAAGTATATCGGGAATAACGGGCATTATGTTTACGAAGCAAGGCCGCACTTTACCACGGACTCTGACGATTTGTCGCTGGAGCTGAGAGAAGTTTCCTCCATTGAAATAGATGTATACGAAGAAGACAGTTTTTCCGCAGTGACGTTGGAGTTTCCCGATCAGCAATTATTTTTTCCGGAGAAGTCCCAGGTTTTTATAAAATGCATCGATTTTGAAATTTTAGTGCCGGTTAAAACAATCAAATCGCTACCTGAAAAAACGTTAGTCCGCATCGATAAACAAATTTTGAGCAGGTATATGCCTGTCTTTGATAATCATGAAATCAGGTGCGCGTTGTCGATTAATTCCCAAAATTGCAGGCTAAAGCCTCTGAAAGAAAGCAAGTCAGTTTTTCTTTATAAAAAATCGATGGAAAAGAAACAGAGTCTATTTAAAACAAAGAAAAAAGTGGAATATTACTTGAAAGCGGAAAACGCTGAATTTTACTTGTCTCACCATTCTTAA
- a CDS encoding glycosyltransferase, which produces MNKIYSLIYEIDVNKGGITSSMMSRSFLFAEKGYSIDLITLDYKDNYDEIEKKLKKNGRLHPKVNLLNVYQYYQEKHRNYPMSFEQISYYEKSCKADQDGYVVSFKNDTTADYFYNGAYEMQKVWSADGRLLHKVLYNGYSKVRKEEFHIDGYVQRETLFDKNTGFKKVIRYLAPDGFCYLTEWFNDKGNINGVLLFDRDSVHLQKFNNHRDFHTYWLEQLCMKEEDPIIICDGVGSANKVNAMKNGIARRYYCVHSNHLDFPHTYGSPVRENHRYALEHIEDYDGLIVLTEEQKEDIEKDFPSKDNIYVIPHAPRRLHLTEPIDKKKNLFVMIARYHEEKGIDKAIKAMAHLKETHPGIELHIYGSGPNEQEYRKLREQLGADNVQLHGYASDPGTLYSEALATLLTSKFEGFSLAICESFSCATPVISFNVKYSPAELIENGKTGLLVEKDNIEELANSIAFFYENPQLAIECGSLAQEKINDCYNEEILMNRWENVLQLKK; this is translated from the coding sequence ATGAACAAGATATATTCTCTTATTTACGAGATTGACGTGAATAAAGGGGGCATCACGAGCTCAATGATGTCCCGTTCTTTTCTTTTTGCTGAAAAAGGCTATTCAATCGATTTAATCACCCTTGATTACAAGGATAATTATGATGAAATCGAAAAAAAATTAAAAAAGAACGGACGGCTTCACCCAAAAGTAAATCTGCTCAATGTCTATCAATACTATCAAGAGAAGCACAGGAACTATCCTATGTCTTTTGAACAAATATCGTACTATGAAAAAAGTTGCAAAGCAGATCAAGATGGGTATGTTGTTTCCTTTAAAAATGATACAACAGCCGACTACTTTTACAACGGAGCTTATGAAATGCAAAAAGTATGGTCGGCAGATGGAAGGCTTTTGCATAAGGTTCTTTATAACGGTTATTCAAAAGTACGAAAAGAAGAGTTCCACATAGATGGCTATGTTCAAAGAGAAACGCTGTTTGACAAAAACACCGGATTCAAAAAAGTGATACGTTATCTCGCTCCTGACGGCTTTTGTTATTTAACCGAATGGTTTAATGATAAAGGGAACATCAATGGAGTACTGCTGTTTGACAGGGACTCTGTTCATTTGCAAAAATTCAACAACCATCGTGATTTTCACACATATTGGCTTGAACAGCTCTGCATGAAAGAAGAAGATCCGATTATCATTTGCGACGGGGTTGGCAGTGCAAATAAAGTGAATGCGATGAAGAATGGAATCGCAAGAAGATATTACTGTGTCCATTCCAATCATCTTGATTTTCCTCATACGTATGGAAGTCCTGTCAGGGAAAATCATCGTTATGCTCTGGAGCATATTGAGGACTATGACGGCCTGATAGTGTTGACGGAAGAGCAGAAGGAAGATATAGAAAAGGATTTTCCCTCAAAAGATAACATTTATGTGATTCCGCATGCACCTAGGAGGTTACATCTTACGGAACCGATCGATAAAAAGAAAAATCTTTTTGTTATGATCGCCAGATACCATGAGGAAAAAGGAATCGATAAAGCGATTAAAGCAATGGCTCACCTAAAAGAAACTCATCCAGGCATTGAGCTTCATATTTATGGAAGCGGACCGAACGAGCAAGAATATCGAAAGCTGAGAGAGCAGCTCGGGGCGGACAATGTGCAATTGCACGGATATGCCTCTGACCCGGGAACCCTTTATTCAGAAGCATTAGCCACGCTGCTTACCTCAAAATTTGAAGGCTTCAGCTTGGCGATTTGTGAATCTTTTTCGTGCGCCACCCCAGTTATTAGCTTTAACGTTAAATACAGCCCGGCAGAATTAATCGAGAATGGGAAAACGGGGCTTTTAGTTGAGAAAGATAATATTGAAGAATTGGCAAACAGCATTGCTTTCTTTTACGAAAATCCTCAGCTGGCAATTGAATGCGGGTCGCTTGCACAGGAAAAAATAAATGATTGCTACAATGAAGAAATTCTCATGAATCGCTGGGAAAACGTCCTTCAGCTAAAAAAATAG
- a CDS encoding glycosyltransferase produces the protein MKKVFMVVHLIDVNKGGMTTAMLNRSKMLVDNGFASDLVTFDYNPKYPNIIKELREIGKLDEKVNILNVNEYYRDLNTSGETDTSYYDQMSQIEQEGYHIQDDEFKTKNYIRYFSNGVYKMYKKWTKTGFLSHIDHFNDTRQRVRREEFHQNKYLHREVGYDPKNNKMNMERYYTPDGFCYLMRWYDSETEKQQQVFLFNKDTNKAQMYKNNKEYHADWLNRICKEEEERPFVICDGPGSSSKVRAMKADVAKRIYMVHINHFEKPYTYGSKVKTDHIDFLENIHELDALVVLTHDQKKDIERQFGSHNNIVIIPNSLPYSEVPEVTKDERKVSMFVRYHRQKAIDEAIHAFARVIKKVPDARLEIYGHGSEKDNLIELINQLNLTEHVFIKGYSKNVKKEMAESIVTLMTSEYEAFGLSIIESFINGTPVVSYDCNYGPRDVIQDGQDGFIVKQKDQKALAAHIIKLLKNPQQANEMGQKGRENVLDEFTNQAVLDKWLNLFKELDKK, from the coding sequence TAACGGTTTTGCGTCAGATTTGGTCACCTTTGATTATAATCCAAAATACCCAAATATTATTAAAGAATTAAGAGAAATTGGAAAGCTTGATGAAAAAGTAAATATTTTGAATGTCAATGAATACTATAGAGATTTGAACACATCAGGAGAAACAGATACGTCTTATTATGACCAAATGTCTCAAATTGAACAGGAAGGATATCATATTCAGGATGATGAATTCAAAACGAAAAATTACATTAGATATTTTTCGAATGGTGTCTATAAAATGTATAAAAAATGGACCAAAACAGGGTTTTTAAGCCACATTGACCATTTTAACGATACGAGACAACGGGTAAGAAGAGAAGAATTTCATCAAAATAAATATTTGCACAGAGAAGTTGGGTATGACCCAAAGAACAATAAAATGAACATGGAACGGTATTATACTCCGGACGGTTTTTGCTACCTAATGCGCTGGTATGACAGTGAAACTGAAAAACAGCAGCAGGTCTTTTTGTTCAATAAAGACACAAACAAAGCACAAATGTATAAAAACAATAAAGAATACCATGCGGACTGGCTCAATCGTATTTGTAAAGAGGAAGAAGAAAGGCCGTTTGTCATCTGTGACGGACCGGGCAGCTCAAGTAAAGTCAGAGCGATGAAGGCGGATGTTGCGAAGAGAATTTATATGGTTCATATCAATCACTTCGAAAAGCCTTATACGTACGGAAGCAAGGTTAAAACGGATCATATCGATTTTCTTGAAAACATTCATGAGCTCGACGCTCTTGTCGTCTTAACTCATGACCAAAAAAAGGATATTGAAAGACAATTCGGCAGTCACAATAACATTGTCATTATACCGAATTCCCTTCCTTATTCTGAGGTGCCTGAAGTTACAAAAGACGAAAGAAAAGTCAGCATGTTCGTCAGATATCATCGCCAAAAAGCCATCGACGAAGCGATACATGCTTTTGCGAGGGTTATAAAAAAAGTTCCGGATGCAAGGCTCGAAATATACGGCCACGGAAGCGAAAAAGACAATTTAATCGAGCTCATCAATCAGCTGAACCTGACAGAGCATGTGTTTATAAAAGGATATTCAAAAAACGTGAAGAAGGAAATGGCGGAGTCAATCGTTACTCTTATGACCTCTGAATATGAAGCTTTCGGTTTATCCATTATCGAATCCTTTATCAATGGCACGCCTGTTGTCAGCTATGATTGTAATTACGGTCCTCGCGACGTCATACAAGATGGACAAGACGGATTTATTGTCAAGCAGAAAGATCAAAAGGCTTTAGCGGCTCATATCATTAAGCTTTTGAAAAATCCACAACAAGCAAACGAAATGGGGCAAAAAGGAAGAGAAAATGTGTTGGATGAGTTTACCAACCAAGCGGTATTGGATAAATGGCTGAACCTGTTCAAAGAATTAGATAAAAAGTAA